CAGTGAAGAAGAGCAAAGTACAGAGGGAAGAGCTTGGGGTGATTCTTtatggagaacagcagcagctggcccaTCTGCAGATGGAACTGGAGAAGAGCCGTGACCGCTGTTCTCAGATGGCCACAGCGCGtctgcagctggaagaggaacTGGAAGGCCTCAGGCTTACTTATAAGAAGATGTGTCAGAACAGAGATGATGAATGCAAGAAAGGTGACTGAGGCAGTTCTTGCAATATTTCCTAATTCTAGTACTATGTGGAGAAATGAATTTGAATGTAAGTCAAGCATTGGATTGAAAGTCACAGTAAAATTAATCTGGAATAATGCACTCATCAAAAAGTTTCACAGATATTCCTGGTTGCCATATCATTTCTATTGTTTCTAAGACCATGTTGAAATGCTGTACTTTTCTTAGAAGGTCTTTAGGATTAAAACTGTTCTGTCACATAGGCTGTTCTGTGACTTAGCAGGAGGAAAATTCCCGTCGCTCTGTTGCATCTCTGCCAGGGTGTGATGAGACTGAAAAGGCTGTAGGTCATCAGGGGCATCCAGGAGTACGACAGCACTAGCCATGTGGCAGCCCATTCCAGCCAAAGAAATGGACTTGATTAATTCTTTTTGTTGCAGGCATCTGGAcaggaaacagtaaaacaatTACAATGGCAAGGAGAGctaagcattaaaataaattgtttagaaaatttctgcagcttattaaaaaattaGAGAAGCATTCAGCAGATTGAGAAAGAGACAGTTCTGTTTTGGGGCAGAGGAGTGGATACATAGCCTCCTGAGGCATCTTCTTTGATTTCCTGGGATTCTGTGTGCTGGGAATCAAGGAATTGCTTACCAAGATTTTTAGCTTTGCTTGTGGAGCTGTACTCCAAAGCTGATGTAAATTCTTATTTCAGGGAGGGCTGATTTATCTGGTAGGTGTGCAGTTTTTGCTTTGggtgtttctgtatttctttcttttttgtctctgtttaaAGTGTATCCTACAAACATACttctctgtaaatatttttcctcctgcctccccagtgTCTGCAATGCAGACCCAGGTTGAAAACCTCGCCTTGCGTCTCTTCTACATGCAGAATATGGACCAGGATATGCGTCATAATATTTTACTAATGAAACGGTCAACAAAGAAGGCTGAGGCAGAGAAGGTCCAGGCTGaggtggagaagaaaaaacaggtatCAAGTACtgtcttctttaaaataaataaataaattaatgcagATGACAGCAGTGAGTCTTGGAGGATGTGCTGCCTTGTCAGAAGGAAGGCTATAGTGACTGAGTCATAGAAGATGTGTGAGGACATTTATCCCAAATAACTGGGGAGGTGGGAACCCacagttattttgaaaaattagaaGGATCCCCATCACCAAGATAGTGGCATGTAGTACCCAAAGGTTTTTGACAAGCCTTTTAATAGAAAATCACTCTTCACTCAATCaaaggggggtgtgggggcagAAAGGTATTTAGTGAAGAGGTATCATATGTTCAAGTCTTGGAAAATTATTCTGAGTCACAATGAGTTTTAGGATGAACAACGAACTTGGAAAATGTGCTGGagctccctctgctgccttctgcttgcaGCAGGGCCCAGACTGATTATTGTTAATGCAGAATTGCATGCAAACAGTTGAAATTAGAtagatttaaatgttttttaacaatggattttaaaacattaaatgatTAAGattcccagcagctggagaggtgGCGCAATATAATCTGTGCTGACAGGAATGACTGCTGCTTCAGATCAAAAGTATCAATTTACTACTGCAaatggaataataaaaaaatcagcaaagaaGGTTTCAGTCTCTTGAAAGTTGTCACTGCTGCATTTATGAGCCATTTTTATACTAATGGAAAAGTTTCAGTAGGAATCAAATCTAACCCAGTTGCcaatttaattccttttctagCCTATGTTATTCTGGTGGAGTGTAGTTGGTTAAGACTGAGATTATATTACTCATCCTGAACTGTTTGGCTCTGACTCTTTAGGATCTTCTATTGGACCACTTAACAAGAAAAGCCTGTGAACTACAAGAACAGATTGTTCTGTTTGAAGCTCAGTTTGTGGCCCAGGCAGAGGACACAAAAGTAATTCGGCAAGCGGTAAATGAGGTAGGAGGgtgctttttttgctgctggttAATATTTCCCCCTGGAGGGACTGACCCCTTTGGCTCATGCTCACGTGGTATGTACAATGTAGGCCAGAATTCTACAGTTTGTTCCTGTTTGGGGAAAtgaagacaacttttttttcttcctcttttcttttccctttgtccTTAAGAACTGCTTGTAAACCCCAccttctcagtatttttttttcttgcagaccTATGCTCTGTAGTCTGGTGTGACAATAAACCAGACAGCTGTTAGTTGAAGCTGTTCCTGCCCAGCATattatgaacagaaaaaaatactgcattgtAACAGGTATTTGGGTTTTCAACACAGTGTAGATTCATCCTCTCTACCAACTCTCTCTTCCCTAGGCTCGTATGGAAGCACAGGCTATTAACATGGAGAAAAAGCGACTGATGAACCAGTGGAATAGTAGCTTGGCTGGAATGAAGCAAAGAGATGAAGCCTATGTTGCCACACAAGAGTTGCTGAGGTACAGTATCTGAAACAGCCCCAGGAGAGACCTCGAATAATTTGGATAGGAGGGATTCTTAAAGGAGCAGTATGTCTTCTGTCAAGTTTATCACTGTATGTGCAGGATATGTCAGGCAGAACAAGTTTGCTGCTCTAAGGCACATAATAAGGTTAAAAGATAAGAAGCACAGttctttgttactgttttcctttatctGAAACACAACTCTCCCTCAAAATGTGTgaagtttttaaagctgtttagAGTTATtctattcatattttattcctttaaaagaGTTCCTTCACCTTTGAAGCATCTCTCAATACAAAAAGTTAGACATCAAGGAGGATTTATCTGTCACTTTCGGTTAGGGTTTTTATGATGCCTTTAGAAATCTTCAGGAAGACCTTCCTATTGTTGCCAAAGGAAATGTTTACTTGGTCTGGAGTCTTAAAGCTTGACTGATTCTCCGAGAACAAACAACATGCTTTTATATGGTGGCATTCTGGTAAGACTGGGGGGTAGGAATAGGACTgaaagaaggaattaattttcctacatacctttccttttaaatcttaATGTCTCCATCCATCTTCTGATGACTCAGCACTGTCACAACAGACTAGCATTTATAAAGATCTTCCTTCTTGACTGTTGTTGCTGCAATAGCATGTTTGAAAAGGGGAATTTGTAGATGACCATTCAGCACACATATCAATCCCTGTGATGATTTTCCATCCTCTTTGCCTCTCTAGTAAGTACAAACATGACCTCGAGCTGCTAGAAACAGACATCCATGCCTGCAGAAAGTTCAtcaggaaagaggaggagaagaatgAGTTGCTTGTCACCATCCTGAACCGTTCACAGAGCAATGCCAACACAACAAAGAAACTGATTGCCCAGTGCCTTTCAAGGCAGGAGGCCTTGAAGGTTGAATGTAGCACCTATAGTCGCATTCTCCATGAGACAGAGCAGGCCCTCAGTAGGACCAAGATGGTGAGAAGACTCCATGAAAGAAGAATCTTTTTGAATTGGACATGGGTATTTAATACCCCTCCTCAAACAGTTGTAGTGATCCTGTCTCTGTCTGCCATATTTCTTAGGATCAAGCTACTCATCTGGATGAATTGTTATCCATCAATAAGGATATAGAGAAAGCAACTGATGTCAAAGAACAGATGGAGAATGAAATCTTGGCAAAGCTTCGGGACCAGATGATGTCCAGCAAAGCTACAAAGTACTTCTCACAGCTGACTGCAAAACTtcacaagagaaaaacagatctGGTATAGTGTCTCTTCTATTTGGGAGGACAGGGGAAGGAAACCACCTGGAGAAGTGTTTCTCAAGTGTGTTTTGTCAGTGTCTTCATTCTGGTTTTTGGTTCTGCAACTGAAGGTCTGTTGGGTTTGTGACTCCAATTTGTTTCTTCCAGCGATCCTATTGCAGGATTCTGGTATATGTGAGAGAGTTTGGCCAAAAAGGCCTGTCACATAACATACTATTCtttatttattaacaaaatacagcagaatgATAAATCATGGGAGTATTTACTATAAAGTATTACCAGTTCTTTCGTATTAGAGGAAGACGGTAGATAGGTGGTACTTCTATACTCCACATTAACTCGTACCTCTATACTCCATCACGAAACATGATACAGGCATGCTCTCTGTTCCTAAGTAAGGATTACAATCCAAGGAACAGTCAAACCAGACCCACAGATCTTAATGGCATGATAAGCTGCTCTCTTTGGGAGTGTATAACTGGTACAGATAGAAAAACTAGAAGGTTCAGCATAGTATTTATCATACCAAGTTGTGTGGGCTGGAACTGACACAACACACTCACAcctctgtatttctgtgggTTACTTCAGCCTGCCCCAGCTTTTTTAAATCAAGGGCATACCTTAAGTAACTGGAGGACTTCCAGTACTGGCTTCCATTGTGAGAAAGGCCCCTTCACCCTCCTTCCCAACAGATACACAAACAAGTGGGTATTTCACGTTGACTCCTATTAGTATCTGTGTTGAATATAGTACAGAGACTATGGACTTGGAAAAGACCAAATTGTAACCTCTCACAGTGTGGTCCAGGCTGCACAGAAGTAGCAGACGGGCTCTTGAAAATTACCGGGTTGTATTCACACTGCACTCAAACAAAAAGGCATGCCCATGCTTTCTGGCTAGTACAGGTGTTGTTAGGTGAGGGATGTGTTTGTCAGGTATGGTGGAGAAAGTACAATAAAGTAATGTCCTACTACTGTTAGCCAGACAACTAGAGATATCTGGGCAGGGAAAGTAATTGCAAAGTGGTGAGTATGGTCTCTTACAGGGTTTTGGGATATTTAGGCTCCTTAATGCTTTTCAACAGCCTATGGCAGAGGTAAATATTGCTATCTCCTGTAAATAGATGGAGAAACAAAGGTACAGAGAGGGTAAGGAGCTTGCTTACAGCTTGTGTGCTACAGACCTGAGAGTAGAATCTAAATCCCCTGATTCCTGTGCTTTGATAAATGGGCATTACAAATCAATGACTTGCTACTGGTGacagtaatttgttttctgtctgttgaTACTCCTAGGAGGTGCGTTTTTCCAAAGTTGAGAATGATATGGCCCAGGTTATTCTGGATGCAACTCATACCAACTGCAGGCTGACAATTCTCCAAAAAACACTCTGTGAGCTGGATGAGGAagtaaaaaatatctgtgatttGATCAGCTGCAGGGAAAGTGAGATTGCAAAGTGCAGTCTCCTGTCTGAGAACAAGCAAGGGATCATCAGCCAGTACAACAAAAGGTTGGAGATGATTCTTTCTCAGCAAGGGGTATGTACTTTTATGTTTGCCCcaaatttgattttcttctttgtggtgACCACAGATATCCTTGATAAATGTAACTGCAGAAGCATCAGAGAGTTAAAACTTTCAGGCATCAGTATGGTGATTTAAAAGCTGCACTAGTTAATGTAAATGTTTACGTTTGTCAAACAGTTCTTAATGCATGCAAAGAGGAATTGGCATTTGGGAGTTGTGAAATGAGGGTGTGCCTAGCACAGATTTCTGCAGGGAGTTGTCTGCACCCGATGAAAATGTTGCGTGACATCAATACTCTGGGAGTAAATAGAATCTCATTATAAAATCTGCAAAGACTGATGAGGGGAGAATGGAGCAAGCAGAGTGACTTCCATCACTTGATGGTTGGCCCTGCTCAGATGATACCGTGATCTGTCCCTGGCACAGTGAGCCATAAGACCTTTACAGGTACCAGTGTGAAAACGAGTACTACAGCGCACGCTTTTGAGTGTCCGGATGTACCTGTTACAAGAGCTGAGGCAGGCCTTCCGTCACAGTGTCCGAGAACCATCGGGGCTTCTGCTGCATTTATTCCTGTGAGGTCAGGAATGATTAGTCCCATCCAACTCATGGGGAATGGAGGCAGAAAGTAACTGACAAAATAACAGTATAGCTGAAGTATTTAGTAGGCATCTCAGCAGTTGGACCAGCCTTCTGCAGTGATGCTATAAACAAGtgctccagcagcttctgcctgATTTATCTCAAACCTTGCCCTCATACAGGGGCAAGAATTTGGACCATTGGAAATTTTGATCCATAAGCTGACCAAGCAGATAGAAGAATATGATTCTGAGGTGATGACATTACAGAAGTCCTGGCTCAATCAGCAGAAAGAGCTGGTCAAGTTAACACATGAACGGGAGGAACAAATAGCCTCCTTGGACATGTTAAAGAAACAGATCACAATAATGCAGCAGAAGAAGGTGCACACTGAAAGTAAGTAATTCCCTAActctttcttaaaatgttaatCCGTGAATGGAGGAAAAAGTGAGTGAAGGCTTACAGACAGGTAATGCTAGACCTTCACCAAAGAATGCCCTCAGTGCTCCTACATATGTGACCAATAATGCAAACAACCTCAGCACTGCACTGTGGGGCTAAAAGCCAGGCACCTTCTGCTGTTTTGCGTGTTGTTATTTCCTATAAGGATTGATCCTGCTGTCTCAACTGACACAGTTGAATGCTAAGTGACTGCATCACCTGTTATACTTCTTAAATAAAGTTTGCAGGTAGTTCGTAGGTAAATGTCCCCACCAATGATAGCACTTTCCTTGgctaaaattaattcttttccaCAGCAGTCTCCTTCAAAACCTTATTTGATTTTTGGGCTtgtggaaaaatgttttggctGGGTATGTGGGACACAGGTGGCTCCGCACACAGTGTTGTCTGGTCTAATAGCAGTTTGTCACACCTTGCCTGTATTCCACCCAGTGTTCATGGGGAACggtaagactttttttcccgttttaagacttttttttttttttttacattaaccTGTAGATGAAATTCAGCAGGAAactaaagaacagaaagagattGAACGTCACATGAAGAACATGTCAAATGACTTGATAAAGTTGAATGTGTTGATCAACAAGAAAAACGGCAGCTGTGAGGAGCTGCAGTATGGCAACATTATTGCAGAGAATGAGTTTGTACGCTCTCTCAAGGTACAGAGGCTTGACATCTCATTTCCAGGTCTTGATCTCCCATGCAGATCAGAGGCAAATAGTGACCCTGTAAAACTTTCTCAGTCTGACAGTCTTGTATTGTTTCACACTTCCCAAATCtaggcagcagaaaaagaattagTTGAGATGCAGGACAGGCACAGTCAACTGactgaggagaaggaaagactCCTGAACAGCCTGTTGGAAGCAGAGTAGGTACCAGAGAGATTCTTGCTTTGTGCCACAGTCTTTGAACTTTAATATTATGTGTCCATGTTGCCTTTCTTCTCCAGTCATCAGACTGAACCAGCACCAGCAGATGTGCTTCTGTCCTTGGAGAAGATGAGTTTAATGaatttttgaaatgcagaaactGAAAGCGGCTTTAGCTGTCCCTGGAATGAGCAAGAGCCGAGAGGATTTTGGCTTTAACAATCCCAGCATGCTTGCTTATGCTGGATGTTGCCAAGATCTGCATGCTATCTCTTCTGCCAGGAACTCAGAGCCAGTGGGCCACACTGGGCAATTAATTGGGGTCCATCAGCCCCCTGTCAGTCTAGGCATGCCTGTATTTACAGTCATCATGCCATTTTCTAAATTGCCGAGCTTCCTGCCCGATTTCATGCTGCTCTGTTGCTGCCCTTTTACATGTCCCGTTTGCAAATCTTTCGTTGCTGCCAAACCATTCAGCTCTGTGTTCAGAGTTGATCTTGGGAGTGTGCTGCCACTGATGTACAGAGCATCCTTTCTGTTGTTTACAAAGACattgctttccctttctgttaTTGAAGGCATCAAATCAAGCTATGGGAGAAAAAGATCCAGCTGACAAGCGAGATGCGTGCAGTGGTGGATTCTGAGACAGGGCAAGGCGAAATGCCAGCCATGAGAAGAGAGATTCACAGAATGCAAGTAAGGCACTGGGAAAGAGGACTGAGGAGCTGCACACAATTTATTCAGATTTGGAGTTGCTGAAATGTGAGGCAGGAGATGAgaaacaggctggagaagtaGTATCTTTGAGGCCATAGCAGTATTGGAAATCTTACCACCCTGCAGCTAGATTGAATGAAATACATCCAGCACGCATGCACTTTGTGTTCCATGTACATGCTGTGTAAtaggctgcagcagcatctaGATACACCTGAGAAACCTATTTAAAATGTAGTATGTCTGCCACCTTGTTCTATGACCCCAATTTATAAGCAAAGAAACGTTAATTGCTAAATATTGCATCATCTTAATAAATGGTTAGGGAAGTCTTTCTATCTTCTGGCAAAGCaactcttcattttcattctcaggatgcttttgctcttctgctATTGCTAACGAGTTCcagtgaaacattttgaaaattattttagatgaGTTGAtactccagccctctggcttTCAGATCTGCACAGGGCAAACTAGGTTTGGATTTGGAGCTAGTTTGGCTTGCCAGTGCTCACATGTCACATGTTTCTGGTTTATGTTGATGGAACGTACCACACAGATTTCAGTTAGGTACCACTtgtaaacattattttcagCCTATTTTGTATCTTGACAAATGGCAGGTTCGCTATGGCCAGCTGatgaagcagcaggagaagatGATTCGTGATATGGAGGCATCTGTTTCTCGTAGAGAGGCGATAGTGATTCGTGGAGAGGGTCAGAACAAAACAGATAAGAAACGTATCGTGAAGAGCGACTTCCACCGCAAGAAACAGGAGCTGAAAAAGAAGATCAGTGAAACCCAGAAGGTGAGCAAGTAAAGCAGGGCTGCAAGAATTCACATAACCTGTATTTGCCTTGTAATTAGCACCGGTGAGCAATTAGTATGCGATGTCGGTACACAGACACTGTGCCTGCACAGGTACAGTACCACACAGGGGATAGGTTTTGGAAattcgttttttttttttaaaaaaagaatcctgGGAGTATGGCTGGGAATGCAGCTGAACTGAAGATCCAGAATctgccatttccttttcttccatttactAGAATGCTCAAGGCTGCAGTGAAACCATCCTGGAGCTGGAGAGCACCCAAGCGTCCCTTAGTGCCGCCttctcagaaaagcagcaagaactgtgcaggctgcaggcagagtgCCATGGCCTTGATTCAGATGCAGAATGTCTTCGGAACAAGAAACGATGGGTGAGCGCATCCGCTTCCTTGCAGCACACGAGCCAAATGGAACATGGaacctgctgctttcttctgttgccAGCTCCCTGTCTCTGTGTTGCCACCGTCCTGAACCGGGCATGCTTGGCATGTAATTTTAGAAACACTTTATGTTTACTGAGCACATTTTGAGGGCTCATAGTGGCCCTAAATTGATTCTGCAGCTGCACTTGCGTGAGGCAGCATTCACCTAGGAACATCAGCCTGAAGGACATTGTATCTTGAAAATATCTACTAACAACTATCTTTTGTGAGCGCGAGCTGGCTACTCCTACGTATGTTACAAGTTTGAGAGCCAGCTCAGGGTCTTGAATGACCCCTGGGGAAGTTTTGAAGTCGGTGAAACTCTGCCCTGGCAAGGGTTGCCCTGTATGTGCGGGTGTTTCTTTGATGTGCAGAGTTCTGTGAGCTCAGATGGGGATGCTGTTTGGCTGTCGTTATGGGGACGTCATAGCACTGTCCTTAAGAAGCCCTTCTGTTCCACAGTGTGACAGTTAGAAATCAATGTGATTTGTGTCACAGGTACTTAGTCCTTTTCTGTGTGCAGTCTGCTGCCAAACCAATTCCCGTTGTTGCTCTCCTCAGAACCTTTTGGAGCTTGTGGCCTTACAGACGCGCCAGAAGCATCTGCAGGCGCTGAAGGAAGGGAAGTACGTGCCCCTGTGCCGCACTGAGCAAGCCCTGAGAGACAAGCAGCGGCAGCTGCAGGCCCGGCTCCAGACGATCCGTGCCATCGTCCACCAGGTCCAGCAGGAACATCCTCAGCACCACGGGGCGCTCCAGTGGCTCGCTCACTGCTTGGAATCCCGGCTGGGCCCCCAGGAAGCCTGACAAGACACAGACACCCGCCTGCACTtgctctggggctgcaggcttggtaaataaacataaaaaaataaacgtGTAGAGTATAATATTTACcatacaaatgtattttatatatatttatcacacaaatgtattttatatatatcacatgaacatattttatatatcacataaatacataaatatatttataatgtgaatattttaacatataaaTTATATAGCTGTAATGGATATTAATAGATAAAAATCTATATATAATATATCCCACTATATGTTACATATACTATATCTATTATATACACAATATATATGTAAACACACTGTATATATAATACACTGTGTATATAAAAAACACTGTTATgcactatatatataaaacatacatGCTCTACACATACATATGAGACACACTCTCTATATACATGCTATATAACACAGACATGCactatacatacatacataacaCACACactacatatatatgtacaggTACACGCACACGCTCCGGTACACGTGTGCACACCGGTACACGCGCACGCACCGGCCCGCAGCCCGTGTCCGCAGGTGGcagcgggcccggcccggggcgggggtggccgtgccgggggccgcggcggggcgggggcggccccgggaAGGGGCGGCCCCGGGAAGGGGCGGGCGCTCgctcggggctggggctgccccgcAGCCGGCGCCGTGACGTGGGCCGGGCCCGCGGCGCCTGCTGGGAGTCGGGGCCAtggcggggccgcgggcggcTGCGCTGCTGGCGCTGCCGGCGCTGCTGGCGCTGCCGGTCCCCGCTGCGGCGGGAggccccgcagccgccgcctGCGATGTGCCCCCGGACGGCCGCTTCGACTGCGGCCCCGAGCGGCTGCTGGCGCGGGAGGGCTGCGAGGCGCGGGGCTGCTGCTATgcgcccgccggccccggcccgccctgGTGCTTCTTCCCCCGCGGGTACCGCAGCTACCGGGCGGAGAACCTGACGGTGACGGCGGGCGGCTACACGGCCCGGCTCCGCCGCGTCGTCGCCAGCTTCCTGCCGGGGGACGTGGGCAGCCTGCGGCTGGACGTGGGGTTGGAGACCCCCACCCGTCTGCGCATCACGGTGCGCCCCGGACCTGGACCCCGGTCCCGGTCCCCCCAGACCCGGTCCCCGCGgttccccagctccctggcccCAGACCCCCAGACCCGGTGCCCTGGTCTTTCAGACTGGGACCGTCAGCTCCCCAGAACTGGCCCCCCAGGCCCCTGGACCCCCGGCCCCGTTCCCCCAGCCCTGGTTCCCCTGCTCTCTCAGAGCGGGGccgccagccccccagccctggccccccaGTCCTCCAGACCCCCAGCCCtggttccccccaccccattccCTCTGGACCTGGTACCCCCGGACCTGGGCCCCCAGCTCCCTGAcctgcccaccccctccccccccaccagcctgcacccagctgacccccctctctgcccctgcagctgcGGGACCCGGCCAGGCCACGCTATGAGGTGCCCCTGGCCGCGCCGCGGGTGGGCGGCCGCGCTGCCACCACGCTCTACGGGGTGCAGGTCAACCAGGATCCCTTCGGCCTTGTCGTCTACCGGCAGCATGGCGGGCAGGTCCTGTGAGTGCCCATCCTGTCTTGAGCTGAGGGAAggctccccttcccttcccgaAGGGATTTGGTCTGGAAGCGGGACCTGGCACCAGCCCCAGCGGCgccggggctgggagcagggatggcgctggggatgctggtgacGGCAGCAGGTTGGCAGGCAGTGGCTGTGGGGGCTTTGCTTTGACCCCCTCTGCAGTTCAGTGGCTGAGAAGGGATGTGGGAATCCCAGCACTCGGCTgaaacttggttttgtttcacattttgttATCCATGTCCCTCCCCAGAGCTGGTGGTCCTCCAGCTTGgtgcctccctcctccccggcTGCTGTTTGCCAGAGCCTCCCCTTCTCTCCATCAGGGTCAACACCACCGTCGCACCACTCTTCTTCGCAGACCAGTTTCTGCAGATCTCCACCTCCTTGCCCTCCCATTTCATttctgggctgggggagcaccTGACGCCGCTGGTCCTTGACACGGCGTGGACCAGGGTCACCCTCTGGAATCGGGACATGGCGCCCACGGTaaggagcagggctgagggagagggagatggCTCATCTATGCTTGTGGGGGTGGCCCTGTGGCCTCTTAGATCTTGtccggggctggggaggggtggctgtgccagctgaGTGCTGGGACCTGGCCTCAGCCCCAGGCAAACCTGTGGTCTATAGGTGACCTTCCCCAGGTCAGGCTTTGTACCCCCTGGggctctgtgctgcttgggAGCCGCTTGCCCCCGGGCAGTCCAGGGCTGTTgctcagggcagagctgtgtggtgtgggGGTGTTCGGGGCTGCGAGCCCTAGGTTTGCACCCCAAGCCGTGACGGTGCTCCTGGCTggaggcggggggtgggtgCTGCACTGGGTCTCTGGCAGAGTCTCGCTGGCACCATGttgtgctctgctgcaggccCAGGTCAACCTCTATGGCTCCCACCCTTTCTACCTGGGGATGGAGGACGGTGGTTTGGCCCACGGTGTCTTTCTGCTGAACAGCAATGCAATGGGTGAGTCCCACAAAGGTGCTGGGTGCAGGCTTGGCCCCCCTTCCCATCCTCAGCTTGTTCTTCCAGCGCTTTTGCTTCccagatgtgctgctgcagcccagcccggccctGACCTGGCGCACGACAGGCGGGATCCTGGACTTCTATGTCTTCCTGGGCCCCGACCCCAAGAGCGTGGTGCGGCAGTACTTGGATGTTGTTGGTAGGGCTGAGGCACGGCTGCCCCCAggatggctgtgctgccatgCTGCAAGTGGTGCAGCGAGGACGGTGTGGTGGGAGCGTGGCTGTGGGGGAGTGTGATGCTGGGCTGTCCTTGTGCCCCCCTGGCCAGCACCCACCCTCCTCCTTCCAGGGTTTCCCTTCATGCCCCCATATTGGGGCTTGGGCTTCCACCTCTGCCGCTGGGGCTACTCCTCCACCGACATCACCCGGCAGGTCGTGGACAACATGACGGCAGCCCGCTTTCCCCTGGTGGGTCTCGGCTGCTCCCTGGAGCCTCTGCCCAAAAGTGGTGATGGGGGGCGGATGGGGACCCCCCCTGGGGCGGGGGTCCTGCAGCAGGGTGCGGggtccctgctcctccccaagCACCGGTGCCACCACCCACAGGACGTGCAGTGGAATGACATGGATTACATGGATGCCAAGAGGGATTTCACCTtcaacaagaaaagctttaagGACTACCCGGAGATGGTGCGGGACTTCCACCGTCGTGGGCTGAGGTACATCATGATCGTGGTGAGTGACACCCCTGGCGGTGCCGGGGCTCCCGCACAGGTGGGCTGGCACCAGGGTTTCTGGCTGCCCCCAAGGGGGGTGATGGAGCTTCCTCCGAGGAAGGCGGGGGAGGCCATTCCCTGCCCTCGCTGGTGAAGCCCCTGCTTTGTGTCCCACCAGGATCCTGGGATCAGCAGCTCGGGGCCTCCTGGCACCTACAAGCCCTACGACGA
The Falco rusticolus isolate bFalRus1 chromosome 1, bFalRus1.pri, whole genome shotgun sequence genome window above contains:
- the GAA gene encoding lysosomal alpha-glucosidase isoform X2, translated to MAGPRAAALLALPALLALPVPAAAGGPAAAACDVPPDGRFDCGPERLLAREGCEARGCCYAPAGPGPPWCFFPRGYRSYRAENLTVTAGGYTARLRRVVASFLPGDVGSLRLDVGLETPTRLRITLRDPARPRYEVPLAAPRVGGRAATTLYGVQVNQDPFGLVVYRQHGGQVLVNTTVAPLFFADQFLQISTSLPSHFISGLGEHLTPLVLDTAWTRVTLWNRDMAPTAQVNLYGSHPFYLGMEDGGLAHGVFLLNSNAMDVLLQPSPALTWRTTGGILDFYVFLGPDPKSVVRQYLDVVGFPFMPPYWGLGFHLCRWGYSSTDITRQVVDNMTAARFPLDVQWNDMDYMDAKRDFTFNKKSFKDYPEMVRDFHRRGLRYIMIVDPGISSSGPPGTYKPYDEGLKRGVFIQNATGQPLIGKVWPGPTAFPDFTNPETHEWWHDMVKDFHNQVPFDGMWIDMNEPSNFVEGSQDGCPNNSLEQPPYVPGVFGGRLQAGTICASSQQYLSSHYNLHSLYGLTEAIASHDALLRVRGKRPFVISRSTFAGHGHYAGHWTGDVSSNWEQLYYSIPEVLLFNLFGVPLVGADICGFVGNTSEELCVRWTQLGAFYPFMRNHNDHGTRDSTIHSKGQWILLPAPLDTINVHVRAGHILPLQEPAFSTTESRKKGMALVVALTLDGFARGDLFWDDGESWQTFERGDYTEILFLATHGTVLSQLLQASAHLDGVLLEAVTVLGVTSPPRQVLANGVLVSDFSYRSDTQVLKVPVSLPMWEQFVITWF